A window of the Salvelinus sp. IW2-2015 linkage group LG3, ASM291031v2, whole genome shotgun sequence genome harbors these coding sequences:
- the LOC111954883 gene encoding CTD nuclear envelope phosphatase 1A, with protein MLKTRQCLLGIRTFLGVTSRVWGFFLYILRKHLRTVIQYQTVRYDTLPLSPISRNRLNAVKRKILVLDLDETLIHSHHDGVLRPTVRPGTPPDFILKVVIDKHPVRFFVHKRPHVDFFLEVVSQWYELVVFTASMEIYGSAVADKLDNNRNILKRRYYRQHCTLDLGSYIKDLSVVHDDLSSIVILDNSPGAYRSHPDNAIPIKSWFSDPSDTALLNLLPMLDALRFTADVRSVLSRNLHQHRLW; from the exons ATGCTGAAGACCAGACAGTGTCTACTTGGCATCCGCACTTTCCTAGGTGTAACGTCCAGAGTATGGGGCTTCTTCTTGTACATTCTCAGGAAGCACCTACGCACG GTTATCCAGTACCAGACAGTGCGGTATGACACTTTACCCCTGTCCCCCATCTCCAGAAACAGACTCA ATGCAGTGAAGAGGAAGATTCTGGTACTGGATCTAGATGAGACGCTGATCCACTCTCACCACGACGGGGTCCTCAGACCCACAGTGCGACCCGGCACACCACCAGACTTCATCCTCAAG GTAGTCATTGACAAGCACCCTGTCAGATTCTTTGTACATAAAAGGCCGCACGTCGACTTCTTTTTAGAAGTG GTCAGCCAGTGGTATGAGCTGGTAGTGTTCACGGCCAGTATGGAGATCTACGGCTCGGCAGTGGCAGACAAGCTGGACAACAACAGGAACATTCTGAAACGCAGATACTACAGACAG CATTGTACGTTGGATCTAGGTAGCTATATTAAAGACCTGTCAGTAGTACACGATGACCTGTCTAGTATCGTCATCCTGGACAACTCGCCTGGAGCTTACCGGAGCCATCCAG ACAATGCAATACCTATCAAGTCCTGGTTCAGTGACCCTAGTGACACAGCACTCCTTAACCTGCTGCCTATGCTGGATGCACTTAG GTTCACCGCTGACGTCCGGTCCGTCCTCAGTCGAAACCTCCACCAGCACCGGCTCTGGTGA